The following proteins come from a genomic window of Helicobacter sp. MIT 99-5507:
- a CDS encoding ComF family protein, with translation MKCILCQSLSIRLICPSCDKKITLSPKKRKTFDDFVVYSFFNYQDIEYLLRSKYSLIGSRIYKILARKAFLYFIDEVGSTFDSLNIFSIGIDDRVKKYYSHCGVIIKEFDSIFYPLFGVLVSNNDICYAGKTLAYRESNKKDFIYTGKRNIDVVLFDDIITTGLSIKEAREVLQKNGVNVLFALTLSDARNI, from the coding sequence TTGAAGTGTATATTATGTCAAAGTTTAAGCATAAGACTTATTTGTCCATCTTGTGATAAAAAAATAACGCTCTCACCAAAGAAAAGAAAAACTTTTGATGATTTTGTTGTGTATAGTTTTTTTAATTATCAAGATATAGAATATTTATTAAGAAGTAAATATAGCTTGATAGGTAGCAGAATCTATAAGATTCTAGCTAGAAAGGCATTTTTATATTTTATAGATGAAGTTGGAAGCACATTTGATTCTCTTAATATTTTTAGCATTGGGATTGATGATAGGGTAAAAAAATATTATTCACATTGCGGTGTGATTATAAAAGAATTTGATAGTATTTTTTATCCATTGTTTGGAGTATTGGTTTCAAATAATGATATTTGCTATGCAGGAAAAACTCTAGCATATAGAGAATCTAATAAAAAAGATTTTATCTACACAGGTAAAAGAAATATTGATGTAGTTTTATTTGATGATATAATCACAACAGGGCTAAGCATAAAAGAGGCTAGGGAAGTTTTGCAAAAAAATGGAGTAAATGTATTATTTGCTCTTACATTAAGTGATGCAAGAAATATTTAA